CGGCCGATTGAGGTTTTTTCCGTTGCCGAAGGTTGAGCCTGGCTGGATTTGACGCCTTTAGTCGTCCATGTGCCTTCTCCCCTTATGCCTGCCTGACGTTCTCGAAACGCTTCCTCTGGGTAATTCTCACCCTCTGTCGCTACATGATACAACCCAGCAGCCCTTGCGATGGAGCCAGGTTCTTGAAAGGGGGTTGTCGAGATCAGGAAATATTGGCTTTCATGTGCCGCGTGTAATACAACTCCAGCGGATTTTGGCTGCTGACGCAATGCATGACTGTGCTCGCTCAGCAGACCGAGCTGCCGTACATACTCCTGTGACTGGCGGTTTGCGGTTTGTAGCAAATCGTCCAATCGACGATTTAATTCTTGTGAGTCAGGCTGAGCGTTTAATGCTGACTCTGACGATGGCATCTTTACAGATGATGATGCGTCTAATCCCCTTGACTGTTTTGGAGGTTCAGTGAATTCGTGTGTATGTGCTTGTGGGGCAGCCGACAGCTGTTTCCATTCCTGATGCCACGCCTGATCTGCCGGATCAAGTGCGCTCCGTTGCTCTTCAAGCAACTCTATGGCGGTGCGTTCCGTCTGTTCGAATACAGTCCGCCAATCATCCAGCAGCCGTACATAAGTAGGCTCCAGTCCCTCGGTAGCGGATTTAATCACTTCCACATGCCAACTTTCCTGCTGCTTCCAATGCCGAATTTCCTCCAGCACACGTAAGGGCAGGAAAGACCCATAAGTACTCAGCATCGTTTTATACCTCCCGTATCCCACTATGGCTATCCGGCGGATCTGGCAGATCTGCCCTGGATGCATACGTACCCAGTATATTCGCTGTCCTATCGGGAATATGTCTATGAACTCGCTTAATTTGGTCACATCTGTTACGTAGAACAAGAATACCATGGTAAACGAAAAAGAAGCCCAGCTACGGCACGGGTTAGTGTCCGTAGGCAGGCTTCTTCAAGGTGAAGAATTAAATACAGTTTTTTTGAAAAATAATTCTTTACTTTGTAGTCGTTTGTTTGTGGGCATCAGCGATCGTTTTCTTGTCCTCCAGCTCCTGTACACTGCTTAGAAACGTCGATACCCGCCGTAGATATTCACGGGGATGCTCTCTGAAAATAAGCTCATGTATTCCGTTTTTGACAATCCATACACTGGAAAGTGGGTTGGTTTGATTGGCAGCGAGCTTTTCCGCAATAGGATAAGGAGCCTTTTCATCCTGTGTACCATGCACAAACATGATCGGGAACGGATAGTTTTCCTTTTTAACCTCCTGATATGGAATCTGATGCAAGCTGGTGCCGTTCAAGACTGGAAACAGCAACTCCAGAATTTCCAAAGACGGATGTCTTGGCAGGTTAATTTGATTGTGAATGTTATGGTACAGCGTATCCGGCTCCAACAGGAAAGTGCTGTCCAAAATCATTGCGTCCACATCCTTGGTTTGCAAGCCCGCCTGAAGAGCGGTTCCTGCCCCCATGGAGAAGCCCCATACGATAATCTCCGACGAGCCGCGTTGCTTCGCAAGCTGGATCGCTCCGAGAAGCTGCTGGGATTCCGCTTTGCCTCCGGTTGCGACTGATTTGCTGT
The Paenibacillus peoriae DNA segment above includes these coding regions:
- a CDS encoding Fe-Mn family superoxide dismutase, giving the protein MLSTYGSFLPLRVLEEIRHWKQQESWHVEVIKSATEGLEPTYVRLLDDWRTVFEQTERTAIELLEEQRSALDPADQAWHQEWKQLSAAPQAHTHEFTEPPKQSRGLDASSSVKMPSSESALNAQPDSQELNRRLDDLLQTANRQSQEYVRQLGLLSEHSHALRQQPKSAGVVLHAAHESQYFLISTTPFQEPGSIARAAGLYHVATEGENYPEEAFRERQAGIRGEGTWTTKGVKSSQAQPSATEKTSIGRSVPIGGHRLPPLPYPYNALEPYIDEKTMRIHHDKHHLSYVNDLNKAEKKLEEARKTGNFDLVKHWERELAFNGAGHYLHTLFWTIMSPQGGGNPSGPLAEQIKKDFGSYDAFKKQFSSAAEKVEGGGWAILVWSPRAGRLEILQAEKHQNLTQWESIPLLAIDVWEHAYYLKHQNERNKYIEDWWHVVNWPEVEARYDQASKLRWQPF
- a CDS encoding alpha/beta hydrolase, which gives rise to MISTSQRNSQLQTAVQEPSTPLFNPRLLRFKHVVIALLLSVVFFLLFCFIALHAYIAWVLTNPTVAPLYSNPMQAKNMPYEEVSFPAKDGSRMVQGWYIPADQSRKTIIFSHGYGANREESWIPMYDLAHYAHSLNFNVVMFDYGFASQNSKSVATGGKAESQQLLGAIQLAKQRGSSEIIVWGFSMGAGTALQAGLQTKDVDAMILDSTFLLEPDTLYHNIHNQINLPRHPSLEILELLFPVLNGTSLHQIPYQEVKKENYPFPIMFVHGTQDEKAPYPIAEKLAANQTNPLSSVWIVKNGIHELIFREHPREYLRRVSTFLSSVQELEDKKTIADAHKQTTTK